In Bacteroidales bacterium, one genomic interval encodes:
- a CDS encoding MFS transporter, which translates to MKRNTVMVILVLVTFFVISFLTNILGAINPNAQADFNLSLSLVGFLPFSIFLAYGVMSIPAGLLVEKYTEKPVMIGAFILVFCAALLFSVFPGFRIFLVSLFTIGLGFAMLQVIINPLLRTSGGEANFAFYSAMAQLVFGLASFLSPQLHSYLMQNVHSGHATGLAKMLENMVPAGLKWVSIYWVFTAITFLMILFITSLKFPKVELTDEERIEVGSTLRSLLRNRTVILFFIGLFAYVGTEQGISYWISKFLQTYHGLDPDIQGAHAVSYFWGLMTVGCFLGMFLLKIFDSKKVLFAFAIMTALVLLTALFGSMKVAIVAFPVCGFTISVMYPIIFSLGLNSIPKHHGTFAGIMCTGIVGGAIVPLVIGGIAQLIGLRFAMLFILVTLGYIFSISIWAKPIIKNKTVFSEPKI; encoded by the coding sequence ATGAAAAGAAATACGGTAATGGTCATTCTTGTACTGGTGACCTTTTTTGTGATCTCATTTCTTACCAATATTTTAGGGGCCATTAACCCGAATGCCCAGGCAGATTTCAATCTTAGCCTGTCGCTTGTCGGATTTCTTCCTTTCTCTATTTTTCTGGCATATGGTGTGATGTCGATACCTGCCGGTCTTCTTGTTGAGAAATACACTGAGAAGCCGGTGATGATAGGTGCATTTATCCTTGTTTTTTGTGCAGCCCTTTTGTTTTCGGTATTTCCGGGTTTTCGCATATTTCTTGTCTCGCTTTTTACAATCGGGCTTGGTTTTGCCATGCTCCAGGTTATCATTAACCCGTTGCTCAGAACATCGGGAGGAGAAGCCAATTTTGCTTTTTATTCCGCTATGGCACAGCTTGTATTCGGACTGGCATCCTTTCTCAGTCCCCAGTTGCACTCATACCTGATGCAGAATGTGCATTCGGGTCATGCTACAGGCCTGGCTAAAATGCTTGAAAACATGGTACCTGCCGGATTGAAATGGGTTTCAATCTACTGGGTTTTCACTGCTATTACTTTTCTGATGATCCTTTTCATCACATCCCTGAAATTTCCGAAGGTCGAACTCACCGATGAAGAGCGTATTGAAGTGGGCAGTACACTGCGGTCGTTGCTGCGGAATCGCACTGTGATCCTGTTTTTCATTGGCCTTTTTGCCTATGTGGGTACTGAACAGGGCATTTCATACTGGATTTCAAAATTTTTGCAGACCTATCATGGTTTGGATCCCGATATCCAGGGTGCCCATGCCGTATCGTATTTCTGGGGGCTGATGACAGTGGGCTGTTTCCTGGGGATGTTCCTTCTTAAGATTTTCGACAGCAAAAAAGTGTTGTTTGCATTTGCCATAATGACGGCTTTGGTCCTTCTTACTGCCTTGTTCGGAAGCATGAAGGTAGCCATTGTGGCATTCCCGGTTTGCGGCTTTACCATTTCAGTTATGTACCCGATCATTTTTTCGCTTGGATTGAATTCAATACCCAAACATCACGGAACTTTCGCCGGTATCATGTGCACCGGTATTGTGGGAGGAGCAATCGTACCTCTGGTAATCGGAGGAATAGCACAGTTAATAGGCCTCAGGTTTGCCATGCTTTTCATTCTTGTAACCCTTGGTTACATTTTTAGCATCAGCATCTGGGCTAAACCAATTATTAAAAATAAAACGGTTTTCAGCGAGCCGAAAATTTGA